The region CGACGCCACGAACGAAGGAGCCGTGCGATGAGCGCCACCACGAGCACCAGCGGCCCGGCCGGCCTCGCCGAGCCCGCCGCACCCGCCGCGCAGACCCAGCCGTTCTGGGTGCTGTCCTGGCTGCACCTCAAGTACCAGTTCCTGGAGACCGTCCGGGTCCCCATCGCGGTGCTCGGGAACGTGCTGTTCCCGTCGCTGGCGATGGTCTTCTTCGTGGTGCCGCAGGAGGCCGTGGCGGGCAACCCCGTGTACGCGACGATCGCCATCGCCGGCCTCGGGCTGTTCGCGATCTGCTCCGCCAGCCTCTTCACCTACGGCCTGGGCGTCGCGGAGGACCGGCAGCTGCCGTTCTACCCGTACCTGCGCTCGCTGCCCGCCGGCCCCGGACCCCAGATGGTGGCGCGCGTGCTCAACGGCGGCATCTTCTCGCTGTTCGGCCTGCTGCCGCTGATCCTCATCGGCTGGCTGTTCACAGCGGCCGCCCTGACGTTCGGGCAGCTGCTCGCCGGCATCGGGACCATCCTGGCGGTCTCCGTCCCGTTCGTGCTGCTCGGCATGGCCATCGGCTACAAGCTGTCGGCCAAGGCGGCGCTGCCCGTGGTGCAGGTCATCCTGTTCCCGCTGGCCTTCGCGGGCGGGCTGTTCCTGCCGCCTGAGATGTTCCCCGGCTGGCTGGACGCGATCTCGAAGGCCACCCCCACCCGGGCCGGCCGGGACCTGCTCGTCCAGGCGACCACGGGCGTCGACGCCTACGCGCTGGCCCTTCCGATCCTCGCCGGGTGGACCATCCTGTTCGCGGTGCTGGCCGTCCTGTCCTACCGGAGCGACGAGGGCCGCCGCTTCCGCTGACCCGGCTCCGGCCGTAAGGCCCCACTCAACGACGGGTTCAGGCGGCGCGGCGGAGGCGGAGGGAGTTCGCGACGAC is a window of Promicromonospora sukumoe DNA encoding:
- a CDS encoding ABC transporter permease; its protein translation is MSATTSTSGPAGLAEPAAPAAQTQPFWVLSWLHLKYQFLETVRVPIAVLGNVLFPSLAMVFFVVPQEAVAGNPVYATIAIAGLGLFAICSASLFTYGLGVAEDRQLPFYPYLRSLPAGPGPQMVARVLNGGIFSLFGLLPLILIGWLFTAAALTFGQLLAGIGTILAVSVPFVLLGMAIGYKLSAKAALPVVQVILFPLAFAGGLFLPPEMFPGWLDAISKATPTRAGRDLLVQATTGVDAYALALPILAGWTILFAVLAVLSYRSDEGRRFR